A genomic stretch from Xiphophorus maculatus strain JP 163 A chromosome 14, X_maculatus-5.0-male, whole genome shotgun sequence includes:
- the LOC102219732 gene encoding uncharacterized protein LOC102219732: MSPMPVSSAHSVALNTGLQMPLLGLGTYKLCGPADVYQAVDAALAAGYRSFDSAAVYRNEADLGKALRELLPKHGLNREDVFITSKLGPKDQGVRAMEGALHSLSQLDLEYIDLYLVHWPGTQGLPVADDCNPGNRAQSWASLEELHGQGKLRAIGVSNYTPAHMRALMQSCKVPPAVLQVEFHPRLCQPELRSLCKEFGVCFQAYSSLGKGELLTDPVILEVAKNCERTPAQVLLRWAVQQGIPVLPKSSNPERILRNAEVFDFTLSDPDMDRLSALDCGHRFCWDPSEVA; this comes from the exons ATGTCTCCCATGCCTGTCTCTTCTGCACATTCTGTTGCCCTGAACACCGGACTTCAGATGCCCCTGTTGGGTCTGGGGACCTACAAGCTCTGTGGCCCTGCAGATGTTTATCAGGCTGTGGATGCTGCTCTGGCTGCTGGATACAGATCCTTCGACAGTGCAGCGGTCTATCGCAATGAAGCTGACTTAGGCAAAGCTCTGAGAGAACTTCTTCCAAAACATGGCTTGAATAGAGAGGATGTGTTCATAACCag TAAGCTGGGCCCTAAGGATCAAGGTGTGAGGGCGATGGAGGGGGCTCTCCACAGTTTGTCCCAGCTGGACTTGGAGTACATTGACCTCTACCTGGTCCACTGGCCCGGTACTCAAGGACTGCCAGTGGCTGACGACTGCAACCCAG GTAACCGAGCTCAGAGTTgggctagtctggaggagctgcatggTCAGGGGAAGCTGAGAGCCATTGGAGTCTCCAACTACACACCAGCACACATGAGAGCTCTGATGCAAAGCTGTAAAGTTCCTCCTGCAGTTTTACAG GTGGAGTTTCACCCGCGGCTCTGCCAGCCTGAACTGAGGAGTCTGTGTAAGGAGTTTGGTGTCTGTTTTCAAGCGTACTCATCTTTAGGGAAAGGAGAGCTGCTCACTGACCCGGTGATCCTGGAGGTGGCAAAGAACTGCGAACGCACACCTGCACAG GTTTTGTTACGCTGGGCGGTGCAGCAGGGCATCCCGGTTCTTCCCAAATCCTCAAATCCAGAGCGAATACTGCGGAACGCCGAGGTGTTCGACTTCACCCTGAGCGACCCAGATATGGACCGGCTGTCGGCTCTGGACTGTGGTCACAGGTTCTGCTGGGATCCATCGGAGGTGGcctga
- the majin gene encoding membrane-anchored junction protein, whose product MALRPFSFPSPETRFFTADSLIYKFKIRGGNSFSEDEALQEGSFDQEMEEIVRAVLGNLDCLQPFSTQHFIIFPYKKSWGKVCKHDAKKLSFYPFAIILYLEKNTFRGNEREKMKEMQLIPTFSDEPRPKRSRGDSPLEDAIIKRLMKDMDAESSKSVTGMVELEHQHTVEEAAQDPATTEEPQMIQFTAEKDRMPEKPGILKQLIRKVFPFIFRPPED is encoded by the exons ATGGCGCTGCGGCCCTTTTCTTTCCCATCCCCAGAAACTCGCTTCTTTACAGCTGACAGTTTAATCTACAAGTTCAAGATTAGAGGAGGAAACAGCTTCAG TGAAGATGAGGCTTTACAAGAAGGAAGCTTTGATCAAGAAATGGAG GAAATTGTCAGAGCTGTCCTTGGCAACTTGGACTGCCTCCAGCCCTTCTCCACTcaacatttcatcatttttccTT ACAAAAAGAGCTGGGGGAAAGTGTGCAAACACGATGCGAAGAAGCTGTCATTCTATCCCTTTGCTATCATCCTCTACCTGGAGAAGAACACGTTCAGAG GGAATGAAAGAGAAAAG atgaaGGAAATGCAGCTCATTCCCACTTTTTCTGATGAGCCAAGGCCAAAACGCAGCCGCGGGGACTCACCACTAGAGGACGCCATTATTAAACGATTAATGAAAGACATGGACGCTGAAAGCAGCAAATCAGTGACTGG GATGGTGGAGTTGGAGCATCAGCACACGGTGGAGGAGGCAGCGCAGGATCCAGCAACTACTGAAGAG CCTCAGATGATACAGTTCACAGCAGAGAAGGACAGGATGCCTGAGAAACCAGGGATTCTCAAGCAACTTATCAG AAAGGTCTTCCCTTTCATTTTCAGACCTCCTGAAGATTAA
- the bad gene encoding bcl2-associated agonist of cell death isoform X1 → MDTKFTISDGESDPSEDVEERGDLQLMQEKEKPLSQRHTLTLPELRSTTGRVRLNSESIASTISREVELQARGEEEVGTPTEGFPFRGRSLSAPPSLWAAKKYGRQLRRMSDEFVNLLDKGEMRNVSSDGSNRPIHHSRSWWSYLFSHQETEGENNHHENHASRTE, encoded by the exons ATGGACACAAAATTTACAATTTCAGACGGTGAGTCGGACCCATCGGAAGACGTAGAGGAAAGAGGAGACTTGCAGCTAATGCAAGAAAAGGAGAAGCCGCTCAGTCAACGCCACACCCTCACGCTTCCTGAGCTCCGATCTACAA CAGGTCGGGTGAGACTGAACTCGGAGTCCATCGCTTCCACCATCTCCAGAGAGGTGGAGCTGCAGGCAAGGGGGGAAGAGGAGGTTGGGACCCCCACTGAGGGCTTTCCATTCAGGGGCCGATCTTTATCAGCTCCTCCCTCCTTGTGGGCTGCCAAGAAGTACGGCCGGCAGCTTCGGAGGATGAGTGATGAGTTTGTCAACCTGCTTGATAAAGGG GAAATGAGGAATGTGAGCAGTGATGGGTCGAACAGACCGATTCACCACTCCAGGAGCTGGTGGAGCTACCTCTTCAGTCACCaggagacagagggagagaacAACCACCACGAAAACCACGCCTCCCGCACCGAGTAG
- the bad gene encoding bcl2-associated agonist of cell death isoform X2, protein MDTKFTISDGESDPSEDVEERGDLQLMQEKEKPLSQRHTLTLPELRSTSRVRLNSESIASTISREVELQARGEEEVGTPTEGFPFRGRSLSAPPSLWAAKKYGRQLRRMSDEFVNLLDKGEMRNVSSDGSNRPIHHSRSWWSYLFSHQETEGENNHHENHASRTE, encoded by the exons ATGGACACAAAATTTACAATTTCAGACGGTGAGTCGGACCCATCGGAAGACGTAGAGGAAAGAGGAGACTTGCAGCTAATGCAAGAAAAGGAGAAGCCGCTCAGTCAACGCCACACCCTCACGCTTCCTGAGCTCCGATCTACAA GTCGGGTGAGACTGAACTCGGAGTCCATCGCTTCCACCATCTCCAGAGAGGTGGAGCTGCAGGCAAGGGGGGAAGAGGAGGTTGGGACCCCCACTGAGGGCTTTCCATTCAGGGGCCGATCTTTATCAGCTCCTCCCTCCTTGTGGGCTGCCAAGAAGTACGGCCGGCAGCTTCGGAGGATGAGTGATGAGTTTGTCAACCTGCTTGATAAAGGG GAAATGAGGAATGTGAGCAGTGATGGGTCGAACAGACCGATTCACCACTCCAGGAGCTGGTGGAGCTACCTCTTCAGTCACCaggagacagagggagagaacAACCACCACGAAAACCACGCCTCCCGCACCGAGTAG